A region of the Montipora foliosa isolate CH-2021 chromosome 8, ASM3666993v2, whole genome shotgun sequence genome:
ATTACTGTTTGTGTTGACAGCTTTTTGCAATTACAACAAGAACCCCAAGAGGCATACAAACTGCAGCTGTGCTTCACAGTTATTATGCTACATAGTACAATCAAGAAAAAGACAATAGGTCATCAAACATTATTAATGAATGCATCTGAAATTGTAGTTTAGGTAAGAGGGGtatgtcttgcccaagaacacaacataaTGTCCCCGGccactctcacggtgcctctctccacccagttgtataaatgggcaccagtgaatttaatgctgggggtaaccctgcggtggactggcatcccatccagggggagtagaaatgctcctagtcgcttcatgctacagaagccggagataagcgccggcctgatgggccttctaggctcatagcagactttacctaccaACCTAAGAGGGGTATGCATGGTTAACCTTTGGTATGAAACAGTTCAGGTCATGGTCACTGTTTTTGGGTCTGTTCCACACTTTGACAGAATTTAGAAGGAGCAGTGGAGTTGATTCTGAGTCTGACTCTTCGTCAACAATCTCTGGGGAAGACAAAGAGAATGGATTCACTTGGAAGAGAAGCAAATCTTTAGATGCACTTGTTGACAATGGAGGAGGCGATGTGTTTATGGAGCAGGATGGGCCAGCGCCAGGAACCGAGGTAGATAATGCTGTTATGATTATTGTAATGGAGGTACACTGAATTATGTTATTCTCCTGATATGATATTCCAATGCCTGGTGTGTACTTCACATTACACCACATATCAAGCACAAGCTataaattgttaaatattgttaCCGTAGAATTCCGAAAGTGGCGGCGCCCCGAAAATAACGGCTACCCGAAAGTAGCGCCCCCTTTTGCCTGCAAAATCCGAAAGTAACGGGGGCTGTTACTTTCGGAATTCTACGGTAGTTACATGTATTGCTTGAAAGCGTATTGATTATTCTCATATATGGTGTTGTTGGCTAGCTAGCATGATACTTTTGCCAATTTGGCTGAGGTGTTGGAttgtatttttcatttaaattgcCCAGTTAACAGGCTTTAACTTACAAACTTACTGTGTCAAAAGTAGACCAGTTACTGCTTGAACAGCATGCACTATAATTATCTGTATCGGCATTTTGTGTGAATCACACCAAAGCACATTTAGAGACAGTCATGACACTGTTGAAGAAACCCTATTTTATGTAATGAATTGAACTATTGAACAAGACTCTCTTTAAAGCGTTTACTCAGATTATCATGTTGTGGTTTTGGGTTAGGGTTTAAGGGTGatacattttaaaaaagttagaAACAAACTTCAAGGATTGAATAGACTAAAGCGATGTTCAAATTTGCTGAGTATCGAACAAAAGACGTACATTTTTCTGCAGCCAATTGAAATCTGGAGGGCTCCTGACAACGGATAACATATTGGTTCATGAACATCGCTTagtgtttacaaataaaatcaataggTCATTAAGCAAAAGTAGTAGTTTGATTTGGTGCAGGTTGTTGGATCGAAAATACGTAAGTCTACTCAATGCAGGGGGGACATACAAAGTGACACCAGTTTGCCAAGGGAGAGTGAAACACTACCGAAGCAAGagagaaaacttgtgaaaaccAGTCTTGTAATAAATGTGGCCAAGTAAAATTTAACCCTCCTCTTACAAGGTACAGAGGCAACCAGCTGCAAAGTTTCGAAATTAACAGTGTTGTGAATAATGCTGTGACCTCCCTCTAGGTTGCTAAAATGAAGACCatgaaacaattaaaaaattgaCATCTGCCGGCAGGTACAGGTCACaggttacaggtcattgttttaccaatacagaaagtatcctaaacattcatagaAGCTAACCTAAGGCCTAATTATGCCTAAAAAAGTTTTAAGGTCTAAGGTTAAaccttttatgaatgtttaggatactttctgtattggtaaaacaatgacttgtgacctgtggcTGGTGTTTTGTACCAGTCAGACTTCCGCGAATAATGCTCGTGCAAAGAAcagctgaaagaaaaagaaatttcaggcATTTCCAACAAAACCAATTAACAAAGatagagataacgtggattttgcaacaatcGAACGTTTTGGTCAGTTTACGCCAATATCACTGAGGTGTATAAATTTCTTATTTAGGaacctttcattcgcttttgtGCTCGTAATGTTTACCCTTTGCGAGATTTTAGGTTcgtgtgttcacaagtttgttttgcatctgaaagatgtttatattttcaTTTACTACGGTAACCTCTCCCCAGTGGTTATCACACATAGGTTTTAACCAATGAATTCCCTGTGTCCtaattctattgtgcatttCTCTGTACTTCTGGTTTtcaaacccattttaaaactcGGTATACCTTTAGGTATCCCGagtgataatattattatctccttcattttttttgttcttttggctAGAATTTACAGTCACCTGCTGATCGAAATTCCAGTGGTGGGCTTGCAGCAAAGAAGCCTCCAACATTTCCAAAGCCATATGTTGCAAAATCATCAACTCTTCCCAAGAAGCCACCCATTGAGTTGCATAATGGAAGCCTAAACGATCAGAGTTTTAGTCCAATAAAAAAAGATGGCATTTATGCTTCTACTCCAGAATTGAGTTTTTCCACCAAATCAGAAATTTCTCCCGGCACCAGCAACATCAAGACCTCAACACCAGACAATAAGGTTAAACGAAGGGCTGCTCCACCACCCCCACCGCGTCCAGCATTTCCAAAGGCATTATTTGCAGAAAGTAAAACAGACTCTCAAGCTGTTGTTTCTGGAGTTGCACCTAAAAAGCCAAGCCCAGCAATTGGAGCCAACTCTTTGGGTTTAGTAATTCCTGCAACTACAAATGATGCTCAAGCAAAATCAAGCCAAAAGAAAAGACCCGCCCCTCCACGCCCAACTCGGCCAGCTCCACCAAAGCCGCCCCTTAAAGGTTCCACAGATAGTGGAGATTCAAAATGTGAAGGATCTGTTTACAGCACGgatagaacaaaagaaatcaagGCATCATTGAAGAAGCGTTCATTCTCTCTTGATCTGGGGGTGCAACGTGGTAATGACCAAGACGAGCAAGATGGGAATATTGACTGGAGGGGTGTCTCTCCCATTTTCATCCCTCCTCCACCACCCGATGAAATGCCACCCCCTCTGGATGAGTGTGATACCCCTGTGGAACCTTTGACAGAATTTGAAGCAGGCTTTCTTGAAGGTGACCAAAGTTTCCTTTGTACTTGTTGTTCCATtctacaattattatttttgaggaacttttcttttacaagaatactaccttattttgacaattTACTGTTAAATTATTCAATCTCTAAAACATTACACTAAACACTTGTGGAAATGTGCAACGATTAAGTTGTTATGGAAGTGTGTATAatgcctttttctttttatcaacTAAGGTAGGCTAGTGATAATAATGGTCTTtacattctcgtccccagaggccACGATTCTCTCATTCAGCACCAACAATATCGACCTCTGGCTGGTTCCGGCTTGTCTGCGcaatctcagaaatttgaaacaattattAGCCGTCAACGGTTACCAAAATAGACCCTCGCATGGCCTGCACATATTTTGAAACCGGCAAGAAGTCgttattcttggtgctgaccaaaagaatcccggcctctggggacgagaatgtgGTCTTTAATGAACAATACGTGGCAGCAAAGGGAGCCAGTTTTCGTAAAAAAGACTATATTATATTACAATCATAATCAGTCACAAATCCAATTATTGAACTCAAATAAATTTTGTGATGAAGCGAaaagataaaattaatttaaagaaacACCTGTTAAAATTGTCGAGGATTTTCAACTCCTCCTTTATGCCCTATTGGCCTttttcacaaatcccataatacagttcatttgggtgagaggggggggggggttatttgcattaaaacaatggatatccagttcactgaagtatgatacagtcccaagagtacttaacttgtattgttttttatgtaaagaacccctaAATCATATTGCATTTATGGGAATGGGAAAATAGTGAATGTTAGGTATTTCATAAGGAATTCACTGAAGGGAGATTGCTTAGGTATTGGTGTAATTTCATGAGCCCTCCTGACTGTCAGTTCTGATGTCAACAGTCGGAATTCCCCATTCTTTGGGGATTTTAATCACATCTGGTTTCCGATTTTTCATCACGGTTGTTGATTATCAGGGCTAATAATGTTGCTAACAGTAGTACATATAACCGCATTTTTCCCGCTCACCTTTTAACAATTTCAGACCAGGGCTTTAGTGGAGGATCCCTTTAAGTTTGCTATGATCTTGACTCCCTCAAATAAGgttgttaaaaatatttaattattttcccttttctttattCTTTCGTTTAGGAGACGCTCAAGTGAATGGCTTTGTAGACTTTGATAAATACTTGATTCCTTCACCGCGTCAAATCTCAGGAAAAGAGGAAATGCAGATAGAGCCAAGTGACAGGATGTCAGTTCTTGGAACTGTTCATGAACATGCATCATTTCCTGTGGTTCCACCACCTCCTCTTTACTCGGAATGTTCGTCAAATGAGACCATTTCCCAGGAGGAGCATGTTACGACCTCAATCAAGAAAGATCTTCACGAGGACATAAAACCTGGTCTAAATTCTATGCCAGCGTCCTTGATAGAAACAGTGGCGACAAAAACAAGCCAGAACAGTGGAAACACAAAAGATCATGATTCAGGATTCGACCAGAGCTCAGAGGGTCTTACGAGAACTCCTCAGGGGGATCAATTACAAAATGACTCTATACAAAGCTGGGATGATCCCGATTCAGGGTCAAGTTTAGATGGCATAAGTGCAATTCCACCACCTTTGGATTTTGCCTCGACACGTCCTATCACCCCACCCTGTCAGTTCGCGAACCCAACGGTTGAATCCCTTGATGGGTTTGATAGAGAACAAGAAACTGAGCAGGCAAAGCCGCCGAAAAAGCTTAATCCCAGTGAAAATTCGATTCCATGGTTGAAGCAAGGTCAAGCGCCTTTGAATACCACTTTAAGGCTGCAGACATTATCACAGGAAGCAGACTCAGACCTTGGGATGATCATCAGTAAAGATAAGATAAAATTGGGTGACCTTGGTAACGATACATCTTTTACCCGGGGTTATATACCAGAAGCAAAACCCGAGAGTGTTGTCCAGTCACGAAAACAAACAGAAGTCAATGTTGTGGTCAGTGATATTTCGGGATGTGAATTATCAAGCGGTTTATCCGGTGAGGAGAATAAAGAACCTATCAATGCGGAGCCAATTTTAGATTTGACGGACACTGATGTTGGAAAAGGTAGCATCAAGAGAGAAgaacaaatgcaaattatttggCCACTAAATCCTGAACCAAAAGCCAAGGCAGTCGAGATTGTCAGAGAAACTGAAGTTCAAATTGCTCACGACGCAATTAATTCATACACAAAACAGGAGCAACAATCTGAAACTTTTGAACCAGGTGCCAAGAAAATCAAGTCTGAATTAACAGAAGGACAGCCACGGGCAGTTGAAATTGAGAGTCAAGAGTCTGTTATTGAACCTCAAGCCGTTCAGCTGAAACAGAATCTTCAGTCAGAAAAACCAGAAATACGACCCAAACCAATAAGAGTCAGGAAAGAACCATCTATAGATAAGGAGCAATCAAAATTGCTTGTGAAACCAATCGAGAAGATTAAAGCGGAAAATCCTGAGTCAACAATTAGTACTGTAACAGTTGTCCGTggaaggaaatttgaaaacgaaGCACATCTTACATCCTCAGGTACGGAACCTACAGAGGGTATACGACCAGGGAAACAGGTCATACCTGGAAAACCCGAACCACACCGTAAGGATGAACAACCGGAGACGAGAACCAATCCAGTTACATCTGTCAGACGGTCAAAAGTTGATGTCCCTCAGTCTGTACCTTCGCGACTTCATACACCTTTAGAAGGTACGAAAGGAATGCGAGAGAATGAGCCGGTAAAACCAGTTTTTCAAGCTAAACCAGGTAATCAAAGGTCGCTTGACGTCGAAGAATCACCAATTGCACAGCTACAACAAGAGGAGCAAGAGAGTTCCCAGGTACTTAATTATCTGAAGTCTGAATCTTTCAAGGACACATCTGAAAATAATGTGAAAGTACGAGAGGAAGGTGTTGTTGTAGAAGCCTTAGTCACTCCTGAAGTAAAACCAATGCGCTCTTCACATGACAGACTAAGAGATTTGGAAGGGATGTTTCAAGAGCTTGACAAGGAGGCGTTACCCACACCTGGAGATACAAACAAACGCCCCGAAGCATATGAGGAACTTCCTGTTCAAACTAACTCTACCAAGAAGGTAATACGGGTCCAGACCACAAAAGCACAGGAGTCACTTGAGGTAAACAGTGAAGAAGGTTCAATGAAGGATGTTACAAATGATGTAAGACAGGAATGGGAGTCTGTTCTTGCCGCAGAACCACAAGTCTCTCGTCCTGAGAGTTATGCAGTACGTATAGACGTTGACTCAGATTTGCGACTGGATTTGTCGTCTGTTGAACAAGTCCATGTCCAACCCCGCCCTCCTTCTTCTTCACCCCCCACCACCACGCCCCGGTCGTCCACTTTACCCTCACCCACAGAGTTATACAGTGACAGATCAACGGAGTCTGGAATATCGCTTAGTGAGGAATCGAAGATTTCTGGTGACTTCTCCGTGCCAGTTGGAGACAAGGAAACTGTAGCTTTTCAGACGTGTTCAACCCAAACTGAATTACAAGGTGATGGTAGTGTGAATGATACCAGTGGTGGTGGTGAACCACAGGCACAAACAAAACTCGTGAAAGTGTCTTCAGAGCTTCAAACTCCAATGACCATGCCATCTGGAATGGCTTTGAACTGTACAAGTGAGACATTTCCAGAGACGAGGCAATCGGTAAGGGATTCTAATTTGTCTGACTACACAGACGAGTCATCATCCTCTCTACCTTCGTCTCCTGTTGAGACTGTAAGCACAGTGGAGCCAATACAGTTACCCAAGCCACCACCACTCACTGTTCCACCTCTCAGGCGCTACTCAGATCTGGCATCGGATctcaactttatttcatctgcAGCAAAAGCAGCAGATAGAGTGCACCAACCTGAAACAAAACCAGAAGCTCCGCCAAGGCCTGGTGATTCATTACTAAAACGAAGTGGAGTCTCCACTGAGGAGAGGTCAGGAGGTTGGGTGGGGCCAAAGATGAATACCAACAACCCCAAGAGATCAATAATGTGGACAACAGCATTTAAACCAGTTTCATTTGATGAACAGGCAAATAAAGTTGCGCGCCCAGTTTCTTTTAATGTCACTTCAACCGTGGGCGCTTCCGTCTCGCCATCCACAAACGCCACTGGTGTGGGTGTGAGCAAGAGTTCTTACACCATAGAAAGGAGGTCGCCCGACGAATCATCGGAGAACATTTCCTTGGAACAAGAAAACGCTCCCAAGAAATCCCCTGACGTCAAAGAATCGTTTTCATATCAAATTGCATTAACTGATCCCAATAACAATTCTTTGCTGAAGAAAACGGAGCCTTGTCCATCGAAAAGCGAAAACGTGCATTTGATGAACTCCTCTGaatcacaaatatcttccagtGATAACCTGCTCAAAAAGGATGAAAATAGCCCTGGCTCTCAGAGTCGTTTTGCGAACGTCCAAAGCTCAGCGTCAATTCGTGATCAAATTATGCGTGCTTCAGTAGGAGGAAATAGAGCCCAACGGAGACCACTGTCTGCAGTTGTCGATAGCTCCAAATTCCAGATCTTGACTACAGGTCCGAAGCCTCTAATTAAAACGGGGGGAAGTTGGGCCGACGTGAAGAAGCGAGCTGCAATTCAAGCATCCGACGTGGAAAGGACAGGAAATACATCCCGGAAACACACCAGTAGAGAAGAGGACAAACCGAGGAACCCAGATTTACCTCATTCTACTGCAAAACCACTTCAGCTAATAATATCCGTGGATACTAAGCAAGGGGAACCCAAAGGCATCAACAGCAAAACACATGAGATGCCAGTGTCCCCGGCTAAGGAAGTTAGTGTAAAACTACAAGCAGCACGGCCATCAGAAACTAAATCAAAATCATTCCTACCAGCTGCCAATAAACCTTTGACCTTCAGGTCAACCACAGAAAACGAGCAAGACCAAAAAGAAGCAGACCCGCTACCAACAGTTACATTGAGAACAAAAACAGCAAAGGAAGATCCATCCAAGCGGCATTCATTGCCTGCTTACATAATTCAGGGCtctgatggcaaacagccgccTAAGACAAGTACCGCGGCTGCACAGGTACGAACATAATTCTCTTAAGGATTCTAGCATTACTCTCTAAGGGGTTTTCGTACTTTTGATAGATGGATGTCATGTCTTCCCGTGAAAGATTTtgtgtgacgtcacggcggtcaTGTTGGGTCCTGTGCTACATTTATCATGCAAACTTTCTTTTGTCTGTTAAAAATGGATCGCTGATGATCTCGTGAGTAAAAACGCGCTCATTCACTCTTAGTGCAGGGCCACTTTAaccagttttttaaatttcaaaaaggaAAGATGACCACCCATTTTGCGCTCAGCTCAGTTTGGACATcgcattttctttctttcagttcCATTTTATTGTGAAGGAAGTAAAGACTGACACGTCTGTGGTGCCTCAAGGAATGGTGGCAGCCTTGAAAGCATTAAGAGAAAAGAAGTGAACCTGTGATGGTAATAGTACTGCTTTATTGAAGTGCCACTAGGATAAAaaattctcttctcttttttgttcaAGCTGTGCCTGATTCTTGGCTGATTAAGACTGATTTATTTACGTGCACACACTGCATCCTCTATTGAGCACAGTAATTTCGAAATTAAAAGGGATACGTCCAGAGGTGAATGTTATTTTAAGTGTCACAAAGTGCCCTTAGGTACTCTCGTCATTCCCAGATCCCCATTACTCGAATACAGTTAACATCACAATTTCCCCTAAACTCTGCTCCTCAAGTAAAGGTGGCCAGCTTCATGTAAACTAACTTTAAAAGGTTGGAAAAAGGGGGCGTTAACCATTTGCACGGAAAATCCGGTTGGATTGGAGTGCTCGTAATGGTGTGGCATTTCGCCAGGCCCGAGTCTCTCGCGGctggaagaaaacaataacaaatcaaaatggcggcggcggcggcggtcgAAAGCCGAGGTGAACCGGGTCGAGTGGGAGTTGACAAATGGTACCGGAATTTTCCGGTCATTTCGGTTAGAACAGGAAAAGAGGAATAAGTCTGAGGATTTCCATATTTTTCGGAACTTTCCGGTGAAATGAGCTGTACCATTTGATTTCGGTTTTTGTTGATAAATGGTAAACGTTAAGGGAGGaaaaaatagacctttttgcagatacggcggccattttgatttctgttgtttctaaagacattatgggatgctcagggggcaaattaatatgtatttgccccctgtgCATCCCCCttatagctatttgaaacaacagaaatcaaaatggcggccgtatctgcaaaaaggtcaatTCGTGCTGGACATCAAAATTTGTCGTGCATCCAAGTACTTGCATTTCTGAACGGGAGTGACTTTTTTGTGACCAATGGCAGTTTTAGAAATCAAGGGACTCGAATTTCGGGATATTTTTTTCGATAAGTCTTCAATTTTGTCACACAAGACTTCGCAGGCCAGTAGATTCCAAGACACTTAAGCTGCGTCTTTGTTTATCAAACAAAACTTGCTAGTAGTCAGCAGTCTGAGTTCAGGGATTAGTCTGATCATCCATAGGATTTATGTTCGGTCGTCTTGTCCAGTGTTCAATGAATTCCACCACGCTTTTGTTTAAATAGGGGTGAACTGTCTTTATCATTCCAGTTGCTTTTCcactcttgtttttatttcaattaTTGTTTCTCCTGAATAGTTCCATAAACGTTAATTTCATCTTGTATATACTGAATGTTCTTCACTTTAATTAATTGTTGCAGGCGAGAAGGACCATTGGGCCAACAAAGTCACTTACACTAGGTTGTGAATTAGACTATGCAACGAATATATAAATGGTAGTATTTTTAGCAGTATGATTAAAACAGGGCGGAAAGTCAATACTGAAGCATTTTTGCAACAAAATCACGAGATGGGGGGAAAGGACATGCACACCTTGTCTCCAAAAGATGGAAACATGGTTAGCATGCTTTTGTACATAAAGATTGTTTACTTCAATGAATAAGATATAATTCTAGACTTGAGGGGGAAAAATATTTAAGAATCTTGTTTTGGAAAGGAATATGGTGTTATTGtttcaagaaaggaaatgaTGTCTTCATACATGCTGTTAAATAGGTAAAAATGATTAAGACTTGAAACATTGCTGACAGTATGGATGCAGTAGTTAAgggaaatatatatttaataatCTTGTGTTTGGAATATGTAGTGGTACAATGAAGGCAAATAGTGTCTTCATACATTCTGCTACATTCTTGTTT
Encoded here:
- the LOC138012527 gene encoding mucin-17-like isoform X4, which gives rise to MKQWTLVKMDPSISGVLVEPPRRLHSSKPPPPPPTQKIRKVDSLDEEVEEDAFPTFGVSSRTKEQRNEPQGLGFRKLGENINLDHDSRSVVHANVVEDQKSSFAYSGETLLATFYAMLYTNVSTEKEWKLEVDGFIPVCFVQGHENPNKPFKIIAVENSRRIMEYLVMGNTTCTRNSTFVRWQDGSSIFGVRFSKDDQAEQFFNTVKRMASTLAKAAQLMKQQLERKAVIKQMSDPTSSSDIHHTKVSLIIKLPDKQTTIMSVPGLLTMSELFDLICKKENLDTAKHQLSVPRTGGRKVTFDSGTAVGLLKIREISIIRIGLSDNRRGSSELESDSLDDLLDFDGEESKRLEILLPTGTQKSYRVSLHMTMKQLVMRVCTRERLNPRHHSLQYIDFKHEFLSMASTVSELEVNQIRLMDKREFRRSSGVDSESDSSSTISGEDKENGFTWKRSKSLDALVDNGGGDVFMEQDGPAPGTENLQSPADRNSSGGLAAKKPPTFPKPYVAKSSTLPKKPPIELHNGSLNDQSFSPIKKDGIYASTPELSFSTKSEISPGTSNIKTSTPDNKVKRRAAPPPPPRPAFPKALFAESKTDSQAVVSGVAPKKPSPAIGANSLGLVIPATTNDAQAKSSQKKRPAPPRPTRPAPPKPPLKGSTDSGDSKCEGSVYSTDRTKEIKASLKKRSFSLDLGVQRGNDQDEQDGNIDWRGVSPIFIPPPPPDEMPPPLDECDTPVEPLTEFEAGFLEGDAQVNGFVDFDKYLIPSPRQISGKEEMQIEPSDRMSVLGTVHEHASFPVVPPPPLYSECSSNETISQEEHVTTSIKKDLHEDIKPGLNSMPASLIETVATKTSQNSGNTKDHDSGFDQSSEGLTRTPQGDQLQNDSIQSWDDPDSGSSLDGISAIPPPLDFASTRPITPPCQFANPTVESLDGFDREQETEQAKPPKKLNPSENSIPWLKQGQAPLNTTLRLQTLSQEADSDLGMIISKDKIKLGDLGNDTSFTRGYIPEAKPESVVQSRKQTEVNVVVSDISGCELSSGLSGEENKEPINAEPILDLTDTDVGKGSIKREEQMQIIWPLNPEPKAKAVEIVRETEVQIAHDAINSYTKQEQQSETFEPGAKKIKSELTEGQPRAVEIESQESVIEPQAVQLKQNLQSEKPEIRPKPIRVRKEPSIDKEQSKLLVKPIEKIKAENPESTISTVTVVRGRKFENEAHLTSSGTEPTEGIRPGKQVIPGKPEPHRKDEQPETRTNPVTSVRRSKVDVPQSVPSRLHTPLEGTKGMRENEPVKPVFQAKPGNQRSLDVEESPIAQLQQEEQESSQVLNYLKSESFKDTSENNVKVREEGVVVEALVTPEVKPMRSSHDRLRDLEGMFQELDKEALPTPGDTNKRPEAYEELPVQTNSTKKVIRVQTTKAQESLEVNSEEGSMKDVTNDVRQEWESVLAAEPQVSRPESYAVRIDVDSDLRLDLSSVEQVHVQPRPPSSSPPTTTPRSSTLPSPTELYSDRSTESGISLSEESKISGDFSVPVGDKETVAFQTCSTQTELQGDGSVNDTSGGGEPQAQTKLVKVSSELQTPMTMPSGMALNCTSETFPETRQSVRDSNLSDYTDESSSSLPSSPVETVSTVEPIQLPKPPPLTVPPLRRYSDLASDLNFISSAAKAADRVHQPETKPEAPPRPGDSLLKRSGVSTEERSGGWVGPKMNTNNPKRSIMWTTAFKPVSFDEQANKVARPVSFNVTSTVGASVSPSTNATGVGVSKSSYTIERRSPDESSENISLEQENAPKKSPDVKESFSYQIALTDPNNNSLLKKTEPCPSKSENVHLMNSSESQISSSDNLLKKDENSPGSQSRFANVQSSASIRDQIMRASVGGNRAQRRPLSAVVDSSKFQILTTGPKPLIKTGGSWADVKKRAAIQASDVERTGNTSRKHTSREEDKPRNPDLPHSTAKPLQLIISVDTKQGEPKGINSKTHEMPVSPAKEVSVKLQAARPSETKSKSFLPAANKPLTFRSTTENEQDQKEADPLPTVTLRTKTAKEDPSKRHSLPAYIIQGSDGKQPPKTSTAAAQFHFIVKEVKTDTSVVPQGMVAALKALREKK
- the LOC138012527 gene encoding serine-rich adhesin for platelets-like isoform X2 yields the protein MYATHKFSSVGDRLKVWSIWLHSSKPPPPPPTQKIRKVDSLDEEVEEDAFPTFGVSSRTKEQRNEPQGLGFRKLGENINLDHDSRSVVHANVVEDQKSSFAYSGETLLATFYAMLYTNVSTEKEWKLEVDGFIPVCFVQGHENPNKPFKIIAVENSRRIMEYLVMGNTTCTRNSTFVRWQDGSSIFGVRFSKDDQAEQFFNTVKRMASTLAKAAQLMKQQLERKAVIKQMSDPTSSSDIHHTKVSLIIKLPDKQTTIMSVPGLLTMSELFDLICKKENLDTAKHQLSVPRTGGRKVTFDSGTAVGLLKIREISIIRIGLSDNRRGSSELESDSLDDLLDFDGEESKRLEILLPTGTQKSYRVSLHMTMKQLVMRVCTRERLNPRHHSLQYIDFKHEFLSMASTVSELEVNQIRLMDKRGRNISRSSITDDDSPSNSPDNIKFRRSSGVDSESDSSSTISGEDKENGFTWKRSKSLDALVDNGGGDVFMEQDGPAPGTENLQSPADRNSSGGLAAKKPPTFPKPYVAKSSTLPKKPPIELHNGSLNDQSFSPIKKDGIYASTPELSFSTKSEISPGTSNIKTSTPDNKVKRRAAPPPPPRPAFPKALFAESKTDSQAVVSGVAPKKPSPAIGANSLGLVIPATTNDAQAKSSQKKRPAPPRPTRPAPPKPPLKGSTDSGDSKCEGSVYSTDRTKEIKASLKKRSFSLDLGVQRGNDQDEQDGNIDWRGVSPIFIPPPPPDEMPPPLDECDTPVEPLTEFEAGFLEGDAQVNGFVDFDKYLIPSPRQISGKEEMQIEPSDRMSVLGTVHEHASFPVVPPPPLYSECSSNETISQEEHVTTSIKKDLHEDIKPGLNSMPASLIETVATKTSQNSGNTKDHDSGFDQSSEGLTRTPQGDQLQNDSIQSWDDPDSGSSLDGISAIPPPLDFASTRPITPPCQFANPTVESLDGFDREQETEQAKPPKKLNPSENSIPWLKQGQAPLNTTLRLQTLSQEADSDLGMIISKDKIKLGDLGNDTSFTRGYIPEAKPESVVQSRKQTEVNVVVSDISGCELSSGLSGEENKEPINAEPILDLTDTDVGKGSIKREEQMQIIWPLNPEPKAKAVEIVRETEVQIAHDAINSYTKQEQQSETFEPGAKKIKSELTEGQPRAVEIESQESVIEPQAVQLKQNLQSEKPEIRPKPIRVRKEPSIDKEQSKLLVKPIEKIKAENPESTISTVTVVRGRKFENEAHLTSSGTEPTEGIRPGKQVIPGKPEPHRKDEQPETRTNPVTSVRRSKVDVPQSVPSRLHTPLEGTKGMRENEPVKPVFQAKPGNQRSLDVEESPIAQLQQEEQESSQVLNYLKSESFKDTSENNVKVREEGVVVEALVTPEVKPMRSSHDRLRDLEGMFQELDKEALPTPGDTNKRPEAYEELPVQTNSTKKVIRVQTTKAQESLEVNSEEGSMKDVTNDVRQEWESVLAAEPQVSRPESYAVRIDVDSDLRLDLSSVEQVHVQPRPPSSSPPTTTPRSSTLPSPTELYSDRSTESGISLSEESKISGDFSVPVGDKETVAFQTCSTQTELQGDGSVNDTSGGGEPQAQTKLVKVSSELQTPMTMPSGMALNCTSETFPETRQSVRDSNLSDYTDESSSSLPSSPVETVSTVEPIQLPKPPPLTVPPLRRYSDLASDLNFISSAAKAADRVHQPETKPEAPPRPGDSLLKRSGVSTEERSGGWVGPKMNTNNPKRSIMWTTAFKPVSFDEQANKVARPVSFNVTSTVGASVSPSTNATGVGVSKSSYTIERRSPDESSENISLEQENAPKKSPDVKESFSYQIALTDPNNNSLLKKTEPCPSKSENVHLMNSSESQISSSDNLLKKDENSPGSQSRFANVQSSASIRDQIMRASVGGNRAQRRPLSAVVDSSKFQILTTGPKPLIKTGGSWADVKKRAAIQASDVERTGNTSRKHTSREEDKPRNPDLPHSTAKPLQLIISVDTKQGEPKGINSKTHEMPVSPAKEVSVKLQAARPSETKSKSFLPAANKPLTFRSTTENEQDQKEADPLPTVTLRTKTAKEDPSKRHSLPAYIIQGSDGKQPPKTSTAAAQFHFIVKEVKTDTSVVPQGMVAALKALREKK